TCACCTAATAATGCagatgtaaaattaaaattaaacagcaataataaaatagcgaataAAAACTTACTACAGTTACCAAGTGAGATAAAAAGAGAGAAATGTTTACTATGCTGTTATAGGCTAGATGGAACTGATTTTGACAGTATTAACCAAATCTTCAGGACAAATAAAAGTTTACAGTGTAAACAATTTCTTATTATTGTGAGCTTTGATAAATTAACGCTGTATGCTATTTTAGTAGATTTGGAATTGAACAGTAATATCTTAGCACCGGTTAAACTTCTAACATGCCCCTCAGAAATAAACAGCATAATTGTGGTAAAAgaaaatcatttaaatttaCTGATAAGTCTGAGTGCTGGTACAGTAATTAAACAGcctttgaataataattttaatactctCAGCATAGCACACCTGAATACTGCTATACACAGGATTACAGTActaaatgataaaattatatacACTGATGGCATCACCATGTGGGTATCCACAAATACATTTTCAGAGCCCAATGCAAAATTGAAACAGTTGTTTGTTAAGAATGTGAAAGATTTTACGCAAATTGAAACGAATGGTAAAATGATTTGCACAACATATAATAAACTAGTCTATATATTTAGTATGAATGAGGAGTCATCTTATTTAGTTCCTGTTTCTGCTAGTGAATACTATTCAGCAGAACATCTGTTCAATAATATGAATTATTTGCACAGAATAATGGAAGAAGTtgaaaaaaatggtgaaattatcaaaaatataaagaaggaaGAGGACTACATAACAACACTGGCTTTATCAAATAGACAAGACATTGCGAGTGAAATGATTCAATACCATGTCAGTACATACGAAAAATATGAAGATATCCTCAAAGAGGGCTTAGTCCTCAATTTGACTAACAACTTAAAAGATTATTTTGAAAGGGATACATTTTGTTTTcttataaaaatgtttgcagCTTTACAACAGAACTTTGATGATGTGTcagcaaatatttttaaagatgcAAAGATCCATATCACAATTTTATCAGAACAAAGAATCATAAAAACTATAAGTGTTAAAGTTGCAGATCAACCAAAGATTTTTAACATTGTGGTTCCCTTACAGACGAATAAATTGAATATAACAGATATAACCCTTGATATAAAAATTGTGAAGAAGATTCCCAAGATTGTAAATTGCAAGGAAAATCTTTGGACAGCTGTCTACTGCAAACAAGTAATTCTAACTCCAGAgcatttcattaaaacaaattTTGTAGACAATGTACGGTTACTAAAAGACCCAGAAGACTCTATAGagcatttattatataaaactgcTTACAAGCTTCATGGGCATCTTTATCAAATTATTAAAGCACCagaagatttactaacatggtccTTCTTCGTTAAACTCCCTAATACATATAGAGagattttacaaaatgaaatgttttacaaagagcattttaaaaattctactaAAGCAAAATTCCTGTTAAAAGAAGTATCTTCAGAAGAATTTCTAAACTCAAGAAGGAATGTCTCATTTTCAGTATTGAATGAAAAATTAGAcatagaaattataaatgaCGGATTCTCAAATGACTTGAGTAGTAAAATGATTAAAGTATCCTGTGCAAATCCTGTACTTGCACTCGGCATAAGAAATTTCTTTTCCATTTTAATACACAATAATTTCGAAATATGTCAACATGGACAAACATTTTTAagctgttttaaaataatttcatcacttgaggtacctatttttttcaCCTAAATGTCTCatcataagtacctaataataattaacctaAACGACCAGAAAACTTtatgttgttattattttttattacagaaaacaGAGAAAGCTGTTCAGAAATGCATAGATGAAAGGTGGTCATTTGAAGAATTCTTCAAAATTTATGAACAATTCCAAATAAGTCTGTGTGAAACTtcagtttaaataataaaatttttgtataTGGATAGTCTTTAAATATAATGTCAGTCCAATAAAATTGAATCATACTAGATTCTTCATGTTTGCCAAACCGCatatggccagcgtggtggtggCCAAACCcttacaagtttcataactatCGTGAATTGTGATATTGTGTTAATGTGAATCGATCGTGATACGCCAATCGCATGATAATATTGACAGTGTTGAGTGTAATAGGCGCCTATGACGTCATTACAGATATATTTAGACAGCCACGTTGATTCAATGTATTAAAGTGCATCAGAAGGGTCTAAAAATAATACAGATTAGTTGATACTCTGACTaataagaaattagtcaaagtatcgactaatttgtgagtaactcacgtcaaactcattattttgactataaactgaacactttcaagttaagatttttatataaacctatggAGTCATCTCCATAGGTTTatataaacatataaaaatcttaaaatactgccattggcgctattagaatgcttgcctactttgtcgtataagTTTACAAATGAaaacccaaattaaatttgaatttcgcgggcagacccgtctaaTGCACCTTAAGTCAAAAAGACTGTTCAGAATTGAATATCTATTATCTATCAACTATGTTGTATGTAGGCTGTTCCTTGATAAAAGGCTGGTTGAGATgaacttgaataaaataaaagctacAAATATACTAGAATCCAGAGCTAATATccacttacataaaaatatttttgtctatGAATTTTTGTGTGTGGTCAACTGTCAATTTTTTATTGTCCACAGCTAATATGtgcagtccgacaaggctcttttggcacttgagtgagggcgctgttGTCGCTTTATGCCatatcaacaagtgcacttctctagatggcggctttagttccgactTTGGCCACGTGCCAAAAGAGCTTTGTTGAACACAAAGAGTTGTAATCACTATAAAGTGATTACAACTCTGTGTAGTCTTACCTACTTTTTTGTTATAGGTACGACTACACAGAGTACCTACGTTTTACATACTGTCTATTCACAGATTTCATCTATGGATTTCATAAGTTTTAGTTTTCGACTTTCGTCTGCTATAGataccaaagagtatgtaatcactatgaTAGATACAATCACTAATCAGAATTCAGATAACGAtctgataaaattaatagaaataaGCCTTGGTGTGGATTATTaagttcaatattattattttccgaCTTTACTATAATTAATATGTTTGCATTGCATCGTTCATTACCTTTCACCCTAATGGCAATTAAAAGggtacaatataaatataagggcatggcatattatttaataagtttgttttttgttttgtacaTAATTTAAGTTAGTTAATTCGCAACTCGCACCAAACTTTATGAGCAACTTCAGGCCCACATTTAACACACAATTATGGGGCATGATCCAGGTTGGAAGGTCCAACTCCtacctatttagtatttattatttatctacattggttcttaaaaaaaatttggtgtAAGTTGAGCAATTTGCCTCATAAGTCATAATATTACCTTAATATtacctgtaaaaaaaattatatggttATCACctaactaatgattttaataatttaaatcataataattaaagttttttataataaatcacCTTAATTACGCTTTACAATTGTTTATTGTACTTTtgataattaaacaaaatagcTACCTGCAACCATAATTTTAAGTTTGATCTTTTTAGATCCCAGGACACCCCTTGCACTAAATCTAACTTCAAAGATATTTTGTTCAAGCACGGTGGATCCTAAAAGAGTTGTGAGTTATGAGGACATGCTGAAAGTAATCCACCAGCCTGAGAAAATGATTATAGATGTTCGGAATCCAGATGAAGTTAATTCTACTGGAAAAATACCCTCAAGCATTAATATACCATGTACTTAATTTTGATTACATAATTTAAActgatataaaatatgtaatgtTTATGtacgtctcctctcagaatgagaaggatttaggccaaagtccaccacgctggcgaaTATAGAACAGAGAGACTGGAGTTGTGTTAGGCAAAAGTTCACATgaaaagataggtaggtaggtattgaaaAATGGATTTAAATTCCATGGACACTTCCTCATTTCTAATATGCACTGCAAGAATATGGGATGCCcttatagatttaatttttactGCCAATCAATATTtagaccttcaaaagaagagtcaATAACCTTCCTACCTTACCAGTTACCACTAATGTAACAACATAAAACCTAGGCGTGTCCTaccttaggctacatcatcacctACTGTTTGGTTTGATTGTGAATGTGAATCACGGGCAAAACCTAGATATGAAGTCAATAGCTCAGCTCAGCTGACTGGAAAGTTAGGAAAGAAAGCTAAAGTTGGAGTGAAATCTGAAGCTACATTTATGCactggaaagtgcagcgttAAACCTGCCACTAGGACTAGGTGGTCATCAAACAAGtagcagggagccactggatccAGGTGATGCAAGactggcatgtggaagtccctaccaGAGACGTATGggttatgtccagcagtagatgtCTATctgttgacaatgatgataatCTTCCAAACTGAGCAGttatattgattttttaatcatatgtatttaattttagtGGGGAATGTTCAAGATGCCCTGGCAACTATGTCAGAAGAAGAATTTCAAAAACAATTTAGAAGACCAAAACCATCAGTTTCGGATGAGCTTATATTTTATTGCCGATCTGGTAAACGTTCAACTGAGGCTCTAGATAAAGCGTTGAAACTCGgatttaataagtaattttttttatattccttCATAGGATAGGTACCATATTTTTCTGTAATTCttatgaattaatttttttaacagatCCAAAACTTACCTAGGCAGTTGGAATGATTGGTCTAGCAAACAAAAGGGATGATTAATAAATATGATTtctttataaaagttttttatttatctaaactGTAATTATATAGGAAAGATTTGTTCGTAATTGatactctgaaactactgaactgattttttaaagaaataaaagtcATTGATTGAAACTATCCGATTGAAATGAAAACAACAGGTTTTAAGTAAAttcattcaaaataaaataagatcatggagaaaaggaaaatattattgCATGTTTATCTCATCACAAAAGACATATTACTAAACTGTGTTGAACTGAATTTCATGATGCAAAACtaatatgaaaattaattagGTGTGTATTCCATataaataaaagtcaagtattaatattaaatcCTATTTTATTTAGACCATTCGCTTAAGTAGCTCGTTGATCTTGTCCTCACGGTTTCCGAAGTCGCCGCCGTCGACGTAGTGAATGGTCTTCTTGCGCCAGCCCCCAGTTGGGTTGTTGAGTTTGAAGGGCCACAGGAAATTGCTAGCATACTGAAACaaagagattttttttgtaactccATGGTTGACTTAAAATATtggaatttcattaaaatttatttgcagTGAgtatgtaaaagaaaaaataacaaCAATATGCATTTGGATTCCAATCAAGCTGTAAGCAACTAAAGATATCTACTCATAAATGAAAATGAGTAAATTTTAAATCCTTTTTCCACACAGCCGCTAAGTTACAATAAGTTATATATACAAGTACCATATTTATAAGTCTCATCAGCAATCATTTGTGCATGAAAAATCGGGCAAGTGCCCAAAGTTTCCACAGATGAAACTTTCTATAGAAACTTTGCAATAATTGTcgaatttgaaattaatttatgGTGTCTTGTCATACAGATGGCTCTAAAATTTATAGTTGAACTTAATTTatggtggacttcgtctgtggtggcgtttgctggcgcgcgtgttgtgactttttggagtgttttatttttgttaaaactgactggaaagcgctctaagggggtgccgtgcgtatgtcggcgagcgccggtacagacggggtccatacttgtatagtttagctaactagttacaaataactacaaacttgacattggctaatcattgtaaaagccagacgagagaaaaaaaaaattatggtgtCTTGTCATACAGATGGCTCTAAAATTTATAGATGTGAAATTTCAGTACAGGGCATAACCGCTAGTTATAGTTATGTTTACCTTGAACTTGTCACCAACAGTGAAGATTTCGTGGATGAGGTCCTCCACACAGATGATGTTGTTTTTGCCAAGTTTGTCTTCAATGATCTTGTTGGAAGAGATGGGAACTCTTTGGCCGTTCACTTTGGCAAAGCCCCGCTTGTAGATAAgctaaaataagaaaaattacaTTAACATTTTGTCACTATACATGCAAAATCTGCTGATTTTATAGAACTATTATTTTTGAACCCATTTTGTTCAATTTCAAAAGGTACAGGCACAAACCTGTTCTGAAGCATATGTGCTACTTGCTAGTTCAAAAGAACAAAATCACATAGCTAATATGAGATTTTgatctaaaaatataacaaagtgAAGTCC
The window above is part of the Maniola jurtina chromosome 5, ilManJurt1.1, whole genome shotgun sequence genome. Proteins encoded here:
- the LOC123865262 gene encoding rhodanese domain-containing protein CG4456-like, translating into MFALHRSLPFTLMAIKRVQYKYKGMAYYLINPRTPLALNLTSKIFCSSTVDPKRVVSYEDMLKVIHQPEKMIIDVRNPDEVNSTGKIPSSINIPLGNVQDALATMSEEEFQKQFRRPKPSVSDELIFYCRSGKRSTEALDKALKLGFNKSKTYLGSWNDWSSKQKG
- the LOC123865239 gene encoding uncharacterized protein LOC123865239; this translates as MNFKRCFKFQHELVDNLNVAYNCTNCILVFWNKFQIFLMFKQDMDMPGHLINCRLVFDYMDFEIHQLILAEHLLCLDNEGKLLAYSLNLEQTASAPMKPKYNFQKLEDNILCMEWYENLLFSIKSDMDELFLRIHKFKSPNNADVKLKLNSNNKIANKNLLQLPSEIKREKCLLCCYRLDGTDFDSINQIFRTNKSLQCKQFLIIVSFDKLTLYAILVDLELNSNILAPVKLLTCPSEINSIIVVKENHLNLLISLSAGTVIKQPLNNNFNTLSIAHLNTAIHRITVLNDKIIYTDGITMWVSTNTFSEPNAKLKQLFVKNVKDFTQIETNGKMICTTYNKLVYIFSMNEESSYLVPVSASEYYSAEHLFNNMNYLHRIMEEVEKNGEIIKNIKKEEDYITTLALSNRQDIASEMIQYHVSTYEKYEDILKEGLVLNLTNNLKDYFERDTFCFLIKMFAALQQNFDDVSANIFKDAKIHITILSEQRIIKTISVKVADQPKIFNIVVPLQTNKLNITDITLDIKIVKKIPKIVNCKENLWTAVYCKQVILTPEHFIKTNFVDNVRLLKDPEDSIEHLLYKTAYKLHGHLYQIIKAPEDLLTWSFFVKLPNTYREILQNEMFYKEHFKNSTKAKFLLKEVSSEEFLNSRRNVSFSVLNEKLDIEIINDGFSNDLSSKMIKVSCANPVLALGIRNFFSILIHNNFEICQHGQTFLSCFKIISSLEKTEKAVQKCIDERWSFEEFFKIYEQFQISLCETSV